A stretch of the Duncaniella dubosii genome encodes the following:
- a CDS encoding KUP/HAK/KT family potassium transporter, with amino-acid sequence MQTETTTSRQNQQVHRVTIAALLVAIGIVFGDIGTSPLYVMKAIMGVDRGYGPDYVIGAVSCVIWTLTLQTTLKYVVIALRADNKGEGGILALYSLIKGLKRKWIYILAAVGASALIADGVITPAMTVTSAIEGLRDLDPDAPVLPIVVLIISGIFLVQRLGTKAIGKFFGPFMLVWFLMLGILGLIHLSDHWAIMKAFNPLYAVRLLVDYPGWFMILGAVFLCTTGAEALYSDLGHCGRMNITYSWLFVKLMLILNYLGQGAWLISQATGYPENINPFYGVMPRWFLPAGIIISTGAAIIASQALLSGSFTIFSEAMSLDFWPRLRIKYPSTVKGQLYIPLVNCFLYVGCILTVVIFRTSGHMEAAYGLAITITMLMTTMLLALYLRHKGVKLWIVGVFTVVFTLIEGAFFVANMFKFTHGGWFTLLIAGLVCAVMLVWRKATRIRRKYIEYRSFDDYTDIIKDIKSDKEIPKYASNLVYMSRSDKACEVESKLIYSIINKQPKRADHYWILRVEFTDNPDTLEYERTVIVPNTITSFKFRIGFRIQPQLSVYLRQAIEDMVEDGLIDLTSDYPSLRSHGISGDFRFIIIHRVFSQSSQCNSRDRFLMNFHALLRKMELDAGNAFGFDTSNLKIETVPLIINTHTPRRIMRIQ; translated from the coding sequence ATGCAGACAGAAACTACAACCTCACGTCAGAATCAACAGGTACATCGCGTCACCATCGCGGCGCTACTGGTGGCTATAGGCATTGTTTTTGGTGACATAGGCACGTCACCGCTTTATGTGATGAAAGCTATCATGGGTGTTGACCGCGGATATGGTCCGGACTATGTGATAGGCGCGGTGTCGTGTGTCATCTGGACTCTTACCTTACAGACTACATTGAAATATGTTGTCATTGCTCTGCGTGCCGACAATAAGGGCGAGGGTGGGATTCTTGCTCTCTATTCGCTCATAAAGGGATTGAAACGGAAATGGATTTATATTCTTGCCGCTGTCGGGGCGAGCGCCTTGATTGCCGACGGTGTTATAACTCCTGCCATGACTGTGACTTCTGCCATAGAAGGATTGCGAGATCTTGACCCCGACGCGCCGGTGTTGCCGATTGTGGTCTTGATTATTTCGGGTATATTCCTTGTCCAGCGTCTCGGGACTAAGGCTATCGGCAAATTTTTCGGTCCGTTCATGCTTGTATGGTTTCTGATGCTCGGCATTCTTGGCTTGATCCATCTTTCAGACCATTGGGCTATAATGAAAGCTTTCAATCCATTGTATGCGGTCAGACTTCTTGTAGATTACCCGGGGTGGTTTATGATTCTCGGTGCTGTGTTTCTATGCACTACCGGTGCTGAGGCTCTCTACTCAGATCTTGGACATTGCGGACGTATGAATATCACCTATAGCTGGCTGTTTGTTAAGCTCATGCTGATACTTAATTATCTTGGACAGGGAGCATGGTTAATTTCTCAGGCAACCGGTTATCCCGAAAATATCAATCCGTTCTATGGGGTCATGCCACGATGGTTTCTCCCTGCCGGAATCATCATAAGCACCGGCGCGGCCATTATAGCGAGTCAGGCTTTGTTGAGTGGATCGTTCACCATCTTCAGTGAGGCGATGAGTCTCGACTTCTGGCCACGTCTGCGAATCAAATATCCGTCAACTGTAAAGGGTCAGTTATACATTCCACTTGTCAATTGTTTCCTGTATGTAGGATGTATCCTGACTGTTGTCATTTTCCGTACCTCAGGTCACATGGAAGCTGCTTATGGCCTTGCAATTACTATCACTATGCTTATGACGACGATGCTTCTCGCTCTGTATCTCAGACATAAGGGAGTGAAACTATGGATTGTTGGTGTCTTTACGGTTGTTTTTACCTTGATCGAGGGTGCGTTTTTCGTGGCCAATATGTTTAAATTCACTCATGGAGGTTGGTTCACATTGTTGATCGCAGGACTTGTCTGTGCCGTGATGCTTGTGTGGCGCAAGGCTACAAGAATCAGGCGTAAATATATAGAATACAGGTCGTTTGATGATTATACTGATATTATCAAGGATATAAAATCGGATAAGGAGATTCCTAAATATGCCTCTAATCTCGTGTATATGAGTCGTTCGGACAAGGCGTGTGAAGTTGAGAGCAAACTGATTTATTCAATAATCAATAAGCAGCCCAAACGTGCAGACCACTACTGGATACTGCGCGTTGAGTTTACCGACAATCCAGATACGTTGGAATATGAGCGTACGGTCATTGTCCCTAATACTATTACAAGCTTCAAATTCCGTATCGGATTCAGGATTCAGCCTCAGTTGAGCGTCTATCTTCGTCAGGCAATAGAGGATATGGTTGAAGACGGACTGATTGACCTGACGAGTGATTATCCGTCGCTCCGCAGCCATGGCATATCAGGCGATTTCAGATTTATTATCATACATCGCGTGTTCTCTCAATCAAGTCAGTGTAACAGCCGCGACAGATTTCTGATGAATTTTCACGCTTTGTTGCGCAAGATGGAGCTTGATGCTGGAAATGCTTTCGGATTTGACACAAGTAATTTGAA